A region from the Eublepharis macularius isolate TG4126 chromosome 13, MPM_Emac_v1.0, whole genome shotgun sequence genome encodes:
- the LOC129341000 gene encoding testis-specific serine/threonine-protein kinase 2-like — translation MDDAAVLKKKGYILGGSLGESSFAKVKSAYSERLKFNVAVKITDRRKVPDEFLEKFLPRELDILSTVNHSSIVKIYEIFETSGKVYIVMELGVQGDLLEFIKSNRGLPEEVARRMFRQLCYAIKYLHDLDVVHRDLKCDNVLLDKDMNIKLSDFGFSKRCFRDGHGKIIPSQTFCGSAAYAAPEVIQGIPYHPKVYDMWSLGVILYVMVSGYMPYDDSNVKRMLRLQKEHRVLFPESLTIECKDLIFRMLQPDVSHRLRIEEVLNHPWVQGKRLKSRRLFE, via the coding sequence ATGGACGATGCGGCCGTGCTTAAGAAGAAAGGGTACATCCTGGGGGGCAGCTTGGGTGAGAGTTCCTTCGCCAAAGTCAAGTCTGCCTACTCAGAGCGTCTCAAGTTCAACGTGGCCGTAAAAATTACAGATAGAAGGAAAGTCCCCGATGAATTCTTGGAAAAATTTCTCCCCCGGGAACTGGACATACTGTCAACGGTGAATCACAGTTCGATCGTAAAGATCTATGAGATCTTTGAGACGTCTGGAAAAGTCTACATTGTGATGGAACTTGGTGTGCAAGGAGACTTGCTGGAGTTCATCAAGAGCAACCGAGGACTGCCCGAGGAAGTCGCCCGCAGGATGTTCCGCCAGCTGTGCTACGCCATCAAGTACCTCCATGATTTAGATGTGGTGCACAGGGATTTGAAATGCGACAACGTCCTTCTGGACAAAGACATGAATATCAAGCTGTCAGATTTTGGCTTTTCCAAACGTTGCTTTCGGGATGGGCATGGGAAAATCATCCCCAGCCAGACCTTCTGTGGTTCTGCAGCATATGCTGCTCCAGAAGTGATCCAGGGCATTCCTTACCATCCCAAAGTTTATGACATGTGGAGCCTGGGTGTCATCCTCTATGTCATGGTTTCTGGATACATGCCTTATGACGACTCCAATGTGAAGCGCATGCTCCGATTGCAGAAGGAACATCGAGTGCTCTTCCCAGAGTCTTTGACTATTGAATGCAAAGATCTTATTTTTCGCATGCTTCAGCCTGATGTTTCTCACCGACTACGAATTGAAGAAGTTTTGAATCATCCTTGGGTGCAGGGGAAGCGCCTGAAGTCACGCAGATTGTTTGAATAA
- the LOC129341580 gene encoding testis-specific serine/threonine-protein kinase 1-like has translation MDDAEVLKRRGYIMGINLGEGSYAKVKSAYSDRLKCNVAVKIIDKTKAPRDFLERFLPREIEMLARVKHHAIIKTYEIFETSDGKVYIVTELGVQGDLLEFIKRRGAIPEDVARRMFHQLASAISYCHELDIVHRDLKCENLLLDKEFNIKLTDFGFSKRLSRDDDGRVILSKTFCGSAAYAAPEVLQGIPYQPKVYDIWSLGVVLFIMVCGSMPYDDSNIKKMLKLQKEHRVHFPRSKVLSPECKDLIYRMLQPDVARRLCIDEVLVHVWMQDPKAISDTMISKGGECSYNQNLIRATFGKESGPEPSENEEVIQEERHADMDKLSDQMQRTAI, from the coding sequence ATGGATGATGCTGAAGTTCTTAAAAGGAGAGGTTACATCATGGGAATCAATCTCGGAGAAGGATCTTACGCTAAAGTGAAATCCGCCTACTCAGATAGGCTGAAATGCAATGTTGCAGTAAAGATTATCGATAAGACCAAAGCTCCGCGGGACTTCCTGGAAAGGTTTCTTCCAAGAGAAATTGAAATGCTGGCCAGAGTGAAACACCACGCCATCATCAAAACCTATGAGATCTTCGAGACGTCGGACGGTAAAGTCTATATTGTGACTGAGCTTGGCGTACAAGGAGACTTGCTGGAATTTATCAAGAGGAGAGGAGCCATCCCGGAAGATGTGGCTCGCAGAATGTTCCATCAGCTCGCCAGTGCTATCAGTTACTGCCATGAACTGGACATTGTCCATCGAGATTTGAAATGCGAGAACCTCCTTCTGGACAAAGAATTCAACATCAAGCTGACGGACTTTGGTTTCTCTAAACGATTAAGTCGTGACGATGATGGCAGAGTCATCCTCAGCAAAACTTTCTGTGGGTCTGCTGCCTACGCAGCCCCTGAAGTGCTGCAAGGCATCCCGTACCAGCCCAAGGTGTATGACATATGGAGTCTGGGCGTCGTCCTCTTCATAATGGTCTGTGGCTCCATGCCCTACGATGACTCAAACATCAAAAAAATGCTCAAATTGCAGAAAGAACACCGGGTGCACTTTCCCCGTTCCAAAGTGCTGTCACCTGAGTGCAAAGACCTCATTTATCGCATGCTGCAGCCCGATGTCGCTCGCCGGTTGTGCATTGATGAAGTTTTGGTGCATGTTTGGATGCAAGATCCCAAAGCCATTTCAGACACTATGATTTCGAAAGGAGGGGAATGCTCTTACAATCAGAACCTGATCCGggcaacatttggaaaagaaTCGGGACCAGAACCCTCTGAAAATGAAGAAGTTATTCAAGAGGAAAGACATGCAGATATGGATAAACTCTCTGACCAGATGCAAAGGACAGCGATTTGA